One Chordicoccus furentiruminis DNA window includes the following coding sequences:
- a CDS encoding MBOAT family O-acyltransferase, translating to MNMTLFSLPFLLLMLIAYALYYLLPRRFQWCVLLGTSAVFFYSMGGLRACAVLAASILISWAGAFRMGRLAGRQKSELARTGADGAPLSREEKKAVKEAYRKKRQRTLVFSLIICFTVLFVPKFGAFTVRNLNAAAGALHIGHALAVPDILLPLGISFYTFQLTGYLIDVYKERTEAEGNLFRYALFASYFPQMIQGPISKHSQLAPQLFTPHEYDETAFREGLLRLLWGYFKKMVICANVSVLSNEIIGQFDAKGYAGFTVFTGVLLYGVQMYADFSGGIDIIMGISELFGIRLTENFRSPYMATTISDFWQRWHISLGHWMRDYLFYPIALSKPFSRMARRMKKRIGPYYGKIMPATIASFVIFLLVGLWHGASWRYVAFGLYQATFTSLDSVFERTAEKTRGVLRIDGASFSWRLFQILRTAALVTVGRYFDCAASLRTALRMLKATFTTFNPTVFLDGSFLQMGLDPGTFRFTMLLIVFLIAVDVFNEKGLVFRELFAKQGIVFRWMVYLTAIFAVLVFGAWGPGYNAAAFIYQQI from the coding sequence ATGAATATGACACTTTTTTCACTGCCGTTTCTTCTCCTGATGCTGATCGCGTACGCACTCTATTATCTGCTTCCGCGGCGCTTCCAGTGGTGCGTGCTGCTCGGGACGAGCGCGGTCTTTTTCTACAGTATGGGCGGACTGCGGGCCTGCGCGGTGCTCGCGGCGTCGATTCTGATTTCATGGGCGGGCGCGTTCCGGATGGGAAGGCTGGCCGGTCGTCAGAAGAGCGAGCTGGCCCGAACCGGCGCGGACGGCGCGCCGCTCTCCCGCGAAGAAAAGAAGGCGGTGAAGGAAGCGTACCGGAAGAAGCGGCAGCGGACGCTTGTATTTTCCCTGATCATCTGCTTCACGGTTCTGTTCGTTCCGAAGTTCGGCGCGTTTACGGTGCGGAACCTCAATGCCGCCGCCGGCGCGCTTCATATCGGACACGCTCTCGCGGTCCCGGATATTCTTCTGCCGCTGGGCATTTCCTTCTATACGTTTCAGCTGACCGGCTATCTGATTGATGTGTACAAGGAGCGGACCGAAGCCGAGGGAAATCTTTTCCGTTATGCTTTGTTCGCCTCGTATTTTCCCCAGATGATTCAGGGACCGATCAGCAAGCACAGCCAGCTGGCGCCGCAGCTTTTTACGCCTCACGAGTACGACGAGACGGCTTTCCGGGAGGGCTTGCTCCGGCTGCTCTGGGGCTATTTCAAGAAGATGGTGATCTGCGCCAACGTATCGGTCCTTTCCAACGAGATCATCGGCCAGTTCGACGCGAAGGGATACGCGGGATTTACGGTCTTCACCGGCGTGCTGCTCTACGGCGTGCAGATGTACGCGGATTTTTCCGGCGGCATCGATATCATCATGGGGATCTCTGAGCTCTTCGGTATCCGTCTGACGGAGAATTTCCGCTCGCCCTACATGGCGACGACGATTTCGGACTTCTGGCAGCGCTGGCATATTTCGCTCGGGCACTGGATGCGTGATTATCTGTTCTATCCGATCGCGCTCTCGAAACCGTTTTCGAGGATGGCCCGGCGGATGAAGAAGCGGATCGGACCGTATTACGGCAAGATCATGCCCGCGACGATCGCTTCCTTTGTGATCTTCCTGCTGGTCGGGCTCTGGCACGGCGCGTCATGGCGTTATGTCGCCTTCGGTCTGTATCAGGCAACCTTCACTTCTCTCGATTCCGTCTTCGAGCGTACGGCGGAGAAGACGAGAGGCGTCCTCCGGATCGACGGGGCGAGCTTCTCGTGGCGGCTTTTCCAGATCCTGAGGACGGCCGCGCTGGTGACAGTGGGCCGCTACTTCGACTGCGCGGCTTCTCTCAGGACGGCGCTCCGGATGCTGAAGGCTACCTTCACGACGTTCAACCCGACGGTCTTCCTCGACGGAAGCTTCCTGCAGATGGGACTCGATCCCGGAACCTTCCGGTTCACGATGCTGCTGATCGTCTTTCTGATCGCCGTCGATGTCTTTAATGAGAAGGGACTCGTGTTCCGGGAACTGTTCGCGAAGCAGGGCATTGTCTTCCGGTGGATGGTCTACCTGACCGCGATCTTCGCCGTGCTGGTCTTCGGCGCGTGGGGGCCGGGGTACAACGCGGCGGCGTTTATCTACCAGCAAATCTGA
- a CDS encoding acyl carrier protein, with protein MDELMKILEEARPDVDFHKEKKLIDDEILDSFDIISIVGDINDTFDVSISADELLPENFNSAEAIWDLIRKMKEQA; from the coding sequence ATGGATGAACTGATGAAGATTCTTGAGGAAGCAAGACCGGATGTGGACTTTCACAAGGAAAAGAAACTGATTGACGACGAAATTCTGGATTCCTTCGATATTATCTCGATCGTCGGGGACATCAATGATACGTTCGATGTCAGCATCAGCGCGGATGAACTGCTTCCCGAAAATTTCAATTCCGCGGAGGCGATCTGGGATCTGATCCGGAAGATGAAGGAGCAGGCGTAA